In Phyllobacterium zundukense, one DNA window encodes the following:
- a CDS encoding aldo/keto reductase — MQKRRLGRTGLSIAPLVFGGNVFGWTADKKTSFDLLDRFVDAGFNAIDTADAYSRWVPGNEGGESERIIGEWIKSRNARDKVVIITKVGSDMGQGKKDLSAAYIAKAVEASLTRLQVDAIDLYLSHWPDPDTPYEETLGAYEKLLKAGKIQSVGASNLDADQLRAALDVSKAEGLPRYDVLQPEYNLYDRKSYDGKLRDLCMAEDIGVITYFSLARGFLSGKYRSEADLGKSARGGGVKDYLNPRGYGILAALDAVSARHKVKQAEVALAWIIQREGVTAPIASATSLEQLDSLIKAASLELDKDDIAELDKASA, encoded by the coding sequence ATGCAAAAACGTCGCCTTGGCCGCACCGGCCTATCCATCGCGCCATTGGTTTTTGGCGGAAATGTCTTCGGCTGGACCGCCGACAAGAAGACTTCATTCGATCTGCTCGACCGTTTCGTCGATGCCGGCTTCAACGCCATCGATACGGCCGACGCATATTCCCGCTGGGTACCAGGAAACGAGGGCGGCGAATCCGAGAGGATCATTGGCGAATGGATTAAATCGCGCAATGCGCGCGACAAGGTGGTGATCATCACCAAGGTTGGCTCGGATATGGGTCAGGGCAAGAAAGACCTTTCCGCCGCCTATATCGCCAAGGCGGTGGAAGCCTCATTGACGCGGCTCCAGGTCGATGCGATCGATCTTTACCTGTCGCATTGGCCTGATCCCGATACACCCTACGAGGAAACCCTCGGCGCCTATGAAAAGCTGCTCAAGGCCGGCAAGATCCAATCGGTCGGCGCCTCCAATCTCGATGCGGATCAGCTGCGCGCGGCGCTGGATGTGTCCAAGGCAGAGGGGTTGCCACGCTATGACGTGCTGCAGCCGGAATACAATCTCTATGACCGCAAGAGCTATGACGGCAAACTGCGCGATCTGTGCATGGCGGAAGATATTGGCGTCATCACCTATTTCAGCCTCGCCCGGGGCTTTCTCTCCGGTAAATACCGCAGCGAAGCCGATCTCGGCAAAAGTGCGCGCGGCGGCGGGGTAAAGGATTATCTCAACCCGCGCGGCTATGGCATTCTGGCTGCGCTCGACGCAGTATCTGCCAGGCACAAGGTGAAGCAGGCCGAAGTGGCGCTGGCGTGGATCATCCAGCGCGAAGGTGTCACGGCACCGATCGCCAGCGCGACCTCGCTGGAACAGCTGGACAGCCTGATCAAGGCTGCGTCGCTTGAGCTCGACAAGGACGATATCGCCGAACTCGACAAGGCCAGCGCCTGA
- a CDS encoding DUF1127 domain-containing protein, giving the protein MNLIRSYSNWRRYRDTVSELNRLSTRELSDLGIARSDIPFVAKKSAVR; this is encoded by the coding sequence ATGAACCTTATCCGCTCTTACAGCAACTGGCGCCGTTATCGTGACACGGTTTCCGAGCTGAACCGTCTATCGACCCGCGAACTCAGCGATCTGGGCATTGCCCGTTCGGACATCCCGTTCGTCGCCAAGAAGTCCGCAGTACGCTAA
- the trmFO gene encoding methylenetetrahydrofolate--tRNA-(uracil(54)-C(5))-methyltransferase (FADH(2)-oxidizing) TrmFO: MSNKPVHIIGGGLAGSEASWQLAEAGIPVILHEMRPVRGTDAHKTQDLAELVCSNSFRSDDAQTNAVGVLHAEMRLANSLIMASADAHQVPAGSALAVDRDGFAQTVTAKLEAHPLITIEREEITGLPPAGWDKAIIATGPLTAPSLAEAIGRETSADALAFFDAIAPIVHFDSIDMNVCWFQSRYDKVGPGGNGKDYINCPMTKEQYETFVQALIAGDKTEFKEWEGTPYFDGCLPIEVMAERGSETLRHGPMKPMGLTNEHNPTVKAYAVVQLRQDNALGTLYNMVGFQTKLKYGAQTDIFRMIPGLENAEFARLGGLHRNTYLNSPLLLDPTLQLKSRPGLRFAGQITGCEGYVESAAIGLLAGRFTAAERLGQAVTPPPLTTAFGALLGHITGGHIVTDEEPGKRSFQPMNVNYGLFPPIEAPKSEGKRLRGKEKSNAKKRAMSARALTDCRSWLGLPAIAEAAE, translated from the coding sequence ATGTCGAACAAACCTGTACACATCATTGGCGGCGGTCTCGCCGGTTCCGAAGCCTCTTGGCAGCTAGCAGAGGCTGGTATTCCCGTCATCCTGCATGAAATGCGCCCCGTTCGCGGCACCGATGCGCACAAGACGCAGGATCTCGCGGAACTCGTCTGTTCCAATTCATTCCGTTCGGACGATGCCCAGACCAATGCGGTCGGCGTACTGCATGCGGAAATGCGTCTCGCCAACTCGCTGATCATGGCCTCCGCCGACGCCCATCAGGTGCCGGCCGGCAGCGCACTTGCCGTCGACCGCGATGGTTTCGCTCAAACAGTGACGGCAAAGCTTGAAGCCCACCCGCTGATCACCATCGAGCGTGAGGAAATCACCGGCCTGCCACCGGCAGGCTGGGACAAGGCTATTATCGCCACCGGCCCGCTGACCGCGCCCTCGCTCGCCGAAGCCATTGGCAGGGAAACCAGCGCCGACGCCCTCGCCTTCTTCGACGCAATCGCGCCAATCGTACATTTCGATTCCATCGACATGAATGTCTGCTGGTTCCAGTCGCGCTACGACAAGGTCGGCCCGGGCGGCAACGGCAAGGACTATATCAACTGCCCCATGACGAAGGAGCAGTACGAGACCTTCGTTCAAGCGCTGATCGCGGGCGACAAGACCGAATTCAAGGAATGGGAAGGCACGCCCTACTTCGATGGCTGCCTGCCGATCGAGGTGATGGCTGAGCGCGGCTCGGAAACCCTGCGGCATGGCCCGATGAAGCCGATGGGGCTGACCAACGAACACAATCCGACCGTCAAGGCTTATGCCGTGGTTCAACTACGGCAGGACAATGCGCTCGGCACGCTCTACAATATGGTCGGCTTCCAGACAAAGCTGAAATATGGCGCGCAGACCGATATCTTCCGCATGATTCCGGGCCTGGAAAATGCGGAATTCGCCCGGCTCGGCGGCCTGCACCGCAATACCTATCTGAATTCGCCGCTCCTGCTCGATCCGACCTTGCAATTGAAAAGCCGTCCTGGCCTGCGCTTTGCCGGCCAGATTACCGGCTGCGAAGGCTACGTCGAATCCGCCGCCATTGGCCTGCTTGCCGGGCGCTTTACCGCTGCGGAACGTCTCGGCCAGGCTGTGACACCACCTCCACTGACAACGGCATTCGGCGCGCTGCTCGGGCATATCACCGGTGGCCACATCGTCACCGACGAAGAGCCGGGCAAGCGGTCCTTCCAGCCGATGAATGTCAATTACGGTCTGTTCCCGCCCATCGAGGCACCGAAATCCGAGGGCAAGCGGCTGCGCGGCAAGGAAAAATCCAACGCCAAGAAACGTGCCATGAGTGCACGTGCCCTGACCGACTGCCGTTCCTGGCTAGGTCTGCCTGCTATCGCGGAAGCTGCGGAATAA
- a CDS encoding phytoene/squalene synthase family protein codes for MNANETHCMQFLRTADPDRYLSVLYAPEDKRGTLAALYAFNTEIARIRDLIHDPLPGEVRLQWWRDLINGTEHGAISGNPVAAALLDAIKAYDLPRTAFDNYCEARIFDLYDDPMPSRNDLEGYCGETASALIQLASLILDVDAAPAHADTAGHAGVAQAVAGLLRLLPLHRRRRQVYIPADILAAVGGSSASLLDGSDKAAAQRAIDAMIALAEDHLAKFEAAAKSLPATLRPAYLPATLTRTYLKKLKANGSNAADEVAEISPLRRQWAMFRASVR; via the coding sequence ATGAACGCCAATGAAACCCACTGCATGCAATTTTTGCGGACCGCCGATCCCGACCGCTATTTGTCGGTGCTGTATGCACCGGAAGACAAGCGCGGCACCTTGGCGGCGCTTTATGCGTTCAATACAGAAATCGCCCGCATCCGCGACCTGATCCATGACCCGCTTCCGGGAGAAGTGCGCTTGCAATGGTGGCGTGATCTGATCAACGGAACCGAACACGGCGCAATCTCTGGTAACCCGGTTGCTGCGGCGCTGCTGGACGCGATCAAAGCCTATGATCTGCCGCGAACGGCATTCGACAATTATTGCGAGGCGCGGATTTTCGACCTCTATGACGATCCGATGCCAAGTCGTAACGACCTTGAAGGCTATTGCGGCGAGACGGCGTCGGCGCTTATCCAGCTGGCATCGCTCATCCTTGATGTGGATGCTGCTCCGGCGCACGCGGATACGGCGGGGCATGCCGGCGTGGCACAGGCCGTTGCCGGGTTGTTGCGGCTTTTACCGTTGCATCGGCGGCGCCGCCAGGTCTACATCCCGGCGGATATTCTCGCCGCTGTCGGCGGCAGTTCCGCTAGCTTGCTGGATGGCTCCGACAAGGCAGCCGCGCAGCGTGCGATCGATGCAATGATCGCACTTGCCGAGGACCATCTTGCCAAGTTCGAAGCGGCTGCAAAATCCCTACCGGCAACGCTACGTCCTGCCTACTTGCCGGCCACGCTCACGCGCACCTATCTGAAGAAGCTGAAAGCCAACGGCTCCAATGCCGCCGACGAGGTAGCCGAGATTTCGCCGCTCCGCCGCCAGTGGGCGATGTTCAGGGCATCAGTGCGGTAG
- a CDS encoding Mth938-like domain-containing protein, protein MVKGIEIRDAHFPGRAPIDAYGNGGFRFADMSHRGSILCLPSGIHGWEPKTLPILTAADLSLVLEQASDIEILLVGTGTELRRLPQELRDVLRAHRISSDPMSTGAAVRTYNVLLAEDRAVAAALIAVD, encoded by the coding sequence GTGGTTAAAGGCATTGAAATCCGCGATGCCCATTTCCCCGGGCGGGCGCCCATCGATGCCTATGGCAATGGCGGCTTTCGCTTTGCGGACATGTCGCATCGCGGTTCCATACTCTGCCTGCCGTCGGGTATTCATGGCTGGGAGCCGAAAACGCTGCCCATTCTGACCGCCGCTGATTTGTCGCTTGTGCTGGAGCAAGCGTCCGACATCGAGATATTGCTGGTCGGGACAGGCACCGAATTACGCCGGCTTCCGCAGGAGCTGCGCGATGTCTTGCGAGCGCATCGCATATCGTCCGATCCGATGAGCACGGGGGCTGCCGTGCGGACCTATAATGTCTTGCTGGCGGAAGACCGCGCCGTCGCCGCGGCGCTGATTGCAGTAGATTAA
- the secD gene encoding protein translocase subunit SecD yields MLYFSRWKTVLIWAVVLAGVILALPNVFSQDQLVKLPDWLPKKQLALGLDLEGGSRLRLQVDKDHLADTDATIAVLSRRLSELGYTNPNVESQRNGRVLVEVPGLYDSQLLKDILSLTGELSFQMVDPSMPVQQAIDGTPPEGDEVVYSFDDPPVAYLVKQEPLVSNQNFVDAQAGIDTATQQPVITFRLDSIGADRFSKATKAGVGQSFAIVLDNQVLSAPVISEAIPGNTGQISGNFDLSGASNLALVMRAGALPTDVTVIEERTIGTDLGAAAVSSGKIAALIGAALVILFMLLTYGFLGVIASIALVVNVVLILAVLTLFGAPLTLAGVAGIVLTIGMAVDSNVLIYERIREDRRAGFSVIQAIDSGFSRALATIVDANVTTLIAALVLFILGTGPVHGFALTVTIGIVTTLFTTFTLTRWLVSLWVQRSKPKEVPGAPLRLVPNDTKIPFMKLRGLTLGFSALSSIAAIVLFAIVGMNFGIDFKGGTMIEMQSHEGAIDLDDVYSRLDELNIGDVKIEPFKSEDRALITVGSQGEGEDAEQTVGVKIRGEFQDDYDFPRIDVIGPAVSSELSQAGGLAVALSLLAIFVYVWLRFEWHFALGAIIATVHDVLLLLGMFVIFQMEFNLWSIAALLAIVGYSLNDTVVIYDRVRENLRRHGNSMSLSAILDASINQTLSRTILTSLATFLALIVLYVYGGDDVRSFALTIAVGIVVATYSSIFVAGPLLMLFGLKGRDVIDDQPPAAVSEQNGA; encoded by the coding sequence ATGCTCTATTTTAGCCGCTGGAAGACCGTACTCATCTGGGCTGTTGTTCTTGCGGGCGTGATCCTTGCGCTGCCAAATGTCTTCAGCCAGGACCAGCTGGTGAAATTGCCGGACTGGCTGCCGAAGAAGCAACTGGCGCTCGGACTGGATCTTGAGGGCGGATCGCGCCTCCGCTTGCAGGTCGACAAGGATCATCTGGCGGATACAGACGCAACGATAGCAGTCCTGAGCCGTCGTCTGAGCGAACTTGGCTATACGAATCCCAATGTCGAAAGCCAACGAAATGGCCGCGTGCTGGTCGAAGTTCCGGGCCTTTACGATTCACAGCTGCTCAAGGACATATTGAGCCTGACAGGTGAACTCAGCTTCCAGATGGTCGATCCGTCGATGCCGGTGCAGCAGGCCATCGATGGTACGCCGCCAGAAGGCGACGAGGTTGTTTATTCCTTTGATGACCCTCCAGTTGCCTATCTGGTCAAGCAGGAGCCGCTGGTATCCAACCAGAATTTTGTCGATGCGCAGGCCGGCATCGATACGGCGACGCAGCAGCCGGTCATAACCTTCAGGCTGGACAGCATCGGCGCTGACCGGTTTTCAAAGGCGACAAAGGCCGGCGTCGGTCAATCCTTTGCCATTGTTCTTGACAATCAGGTTCTTTCGGCACCGGTGATAAGCGAAGCCATCCCCGGCAATACCGGCCAGATCTCCGGCAATTTCGACCTTTCGGGCGCAAGCAATCTCGCCCTTGTGATGCGGGCTGGCGCCTTGCCGACGGATGTCACGGTGATTGAAGAGCGAACCATCGGAACGGATCTGGGCGCTGCCGCCGTCTCGTCGGGCAAGATCGCAGCGCTTATCGGCGCAGCCTTGGTCATCCTTTTCATGCTCCTGACCTACGGTTTCCTTGGCGTGATCGCCAGTATCGCCCTGGTCGTCAATGTGGTCCTGATCCTGGCGGTCCTGACGCTGTTCGGGGCGCCGCTGACTTTGGCAGGCGTCGCGGGTATCGTGCTGACCATCGGCATGGCGGTGGACTCGAACGTGCTCATTTACGAGCGCATCCGCGAGGACAGGCGTGCCGGCTTTTCCGTCATTCAGGCTATCGATTCCGGCTTTTCCCGGGCACTTGCAACCATTGTCGATGCCAATGTCACAACGTTAATCGCCGCGCTCGTGCTTTTCATCCTCGGGACCGGACCCGTGCACGGCTTCGCGCTGACAGTGACGATCGGTATCGTCACGACGCTGTTCACGACATTCACGCTGACACGCTGGCTGGTATCGCTATGGGTACAGCGTTCGAAACCCAAGGAAGTTCCGGGTGCACCGCTCAGGCTCGTTCCGAACGACACCAAGATACCTTTCATGAAACTGCGTGGCCTGACGCTTGGCTTTTCGGCGCTGTCGAGCATTGCGGCGATCGTGCTGTTCGCCATCGTCGGCATGAATTTCGGCATCGATTTCAAGGGCGGAACGATGATCGAAATGCAGTCGCACGAGGGGGCAATCGATCTCGATGACGTTTACAGCCGGCTCGATGAACTGAATATCGGCGACGTCAAGATCGAACCGTTCAAATCGGAGGATCGCGCGCTGATCACCGTCGGTAGCCAGGGCGAGGGTGAGGATGCCGAGCAGACAGTCGGTGTGAAAATCCGCGGCGAGTTTCAGGACGATTATGACTTCCCACGTATCGATGTGATCGGTCCCGCGGTTTCGAGTGAGCTGTCGCAGGCAGGCGGGCTGGCTGTTGCATTGTCGCTGCTTGCGATTTTCGTCTATGTCTGGCTCCGGTTCGAGTGGCATTTTGCGCTGGGAGCAATTATTGCGACCGTTCACGACGTCCTGCTGCTCCTTGGCATGTTCGTGATCTTCCAGATGGAGTTCAATCTCTGGAGTATCGCTGCCTTGCTGGCGATCGTCGGTTATTCGCTCAACGATACGGTGGTTATCTACGACCGCGTCCGCGAGAACCTGCGGCGGCACGGCAACAGCATGTCCTTGTCGGCGATCCTCGACGCCTCGATCAACCAGACATTGTCGCGCACGATCCTGACGTCGCTTGCCACTTTCCTGGCGCTGATCGTTCTGTATGTTTATGGCGGTGATGACGTGCGGTCGTTTGCGCTCACCATTGCTGTGGGTATTGTCGTCGCAACCTATTCCTCGATCTTCGTGGCCGGTCCACTCCTGATGCTGTTCGGACTGAAGGGACGCGATGTGATCGACGACCAACCACCGGCAGCCGTTTCCGAGCAGAATGGAGCTTAG